The following are encoded in a window of Schistocerca nitens isolate TAMUIC-IGC-003100 chromosome 9, iqSchNite1.1, whole genome shotgun sequence genomic DNA:
- the LOC126204300 gene encoding fatty acid-binding protein, muscle-like, translating to MVKQFSEKSYELDVASMENMEAFLDASGVTDPTHRQLALSAKDTLTLTLEGDKVTDVTQLGDYKHVLTYRLAEEFTEDTAGRKRKSTVTQRGADTLVKVEKYEDGKTVTIEKTFSADKMVATLSVGNVTAKRIYKAV from the exons ATGGTGAAACAGTTTTCTGAAAAGAGCTATGAACTGGACGTCGCCAGCATGGAGAACATGGAGGCGTTTCTGGACGCCAGCG GTGTCACTGATCCCACGCACCGCCAGCTGGCTCTGTCAGCGAAGGACACCCTGACTCTGACACTGGAGGGTGACAAGGTGACGGATGTGACCCAACTGGGTGACTACAAGCACGTCCTGACGTACCGCCTGGCGGAGGAGTTCACAGAGGACACGGCCGGCCGCAAGAGGAAGAGCACCGTCACCCAAAGGGGCGCCGACACGCTGGTCAAGGTCGAGAAGTACGAGGATGGAAAGACCGTCACCATAGAGAAGACCTTCAGCGCCGACAAGATGGTCGCG ACCCTCTCTGTTGGCAACGTCACCGCGAAAAGGATTTACAAAGCAGTCTGA